From Pogona vitticeps strain Pit_001003342236 chromosome ZW-PAR, PviZW2.1, whole genome shotgun sequence, one genomic window encodes:
- the RALGDS gene encoding ral guanine nucleotide dissociation stimulator isoform X3: MVNLMWSELLQDERPKSSASAANASGASPAGSPEKMFEGSRRLRSLWDGVRLEVAAESSSPVVLHSFTQLDPDLPPLESSTQEIGEEVEDGVIYSISLRKVQLHHTANKGQRWLGFENESALNLYETCKVRTIKAGTLEKLVEYLVSAFKGNDSTYVTIFLCTYRAFATTKQVLDLLLNRYGKFHLQANGDHPRHAVDERLELKNTVSSILGAWLDQYSEDFRKPPDYACLKQLIVYVRLNIPGSDLERRARILFTQFQQQERAEAETDAVDHSSCPLRLDEENGLSEGKLDFLSFSLEMVAEQFTLMDAELFKKVVPYHCLGCIWSQRDKKGKEHLAPTIRATVSQFNSVTNCVIATCLGDKTLKPQQRAKVVERWIEVARECRILKNFSSLRAILSALQCNAVHRLKKTWDEVSRESFRTFQELSEIFSDENNHSLSRELLIKEGTSKFATLEINPKRAQKRQQQQREMGVMQGTIPYLGTFLTDLVMLDTAMKDYLDGGLINFEKRRKEFEVIAQIKLLQSACNNYSFTQEDRFVAWFHSVERLSEVESYGLSCEIEPLSESASNTLRAKKNTGIIKRWSDRQAPTTESCASGSSHSKSFDQLKCGPYVCSGDAADSVSVTSAGSSSSDVEEINISFIPDSPEGQEKKFWESTSLSSLDTSGIGSSSSSASSSSVSSTPVTASRTHKRSVSGLSSYSSLSLPLYNQQVDDCCIIRVSLAVDNGNMYKSILVTSQDKTPVVIRKAMAKHNLDTDRPEDYELIQIISEERELKIPDNANVFYAMNSAANYDFVLKKRGFVKAVKIKHGSSSTLPRMKQKGLKIAKGIF, from the exons AGCTCCACCCAGGAGATCGGAGAAGAGGTGGAAGACGGCGTGATTTATAGCATCTCCCTCCGGAAAGTTCAGCTTCACCACACGGCCAACAAAGGACAGCGATGGCTAGGG TTTGAGAACGAGTCGGCCTTAAACCTCTACGAGACCTGCAAGGTGCGGACCATCAAGGCCGGGACGCTGGAGAAGCTGGTGGAGTACCTGGTCTCGGCGTTCAAAGGCAACGACTCCACGTACGTCACCATCTTCCTGTGCACGTACCGAGCCTTTGCCACCACCAAGCAAGTGCTGGACCTCCTCTTGAACAG ATACGGAAAGTTTCACCTTCAGGCAAATGGGGACCACCCTCGGCACGCTGTGGATGAGAGACTGGAGCTGAAAAA CACTGTCTCGTCCATCCTGGGAGCCTGGCTAGACCAGTACTCCGAAGACTTCCGGAAGCCGCCGGACTACGCCTGCCTCAAGCAGCTCATCGTCTATGTGAGGCTCAACATCCCCGGATCCGACCTGGAGCGGCGCGCACGGATCCTCTTCACCCAGTTCCAGCAACAGGAGCGTGCCGAGGCCGAGACGGACG CTGTGGACCATTCCAGCTGCCCGCTCAGGTTGGACGAGGAGAATGGACTGAGCGAGGGCAAGTTGGATTTCCTGAGCTTCTCCCTGGAAATGGTGGCAGAGCAATTCACGCTGATGGATGCG GAGCTCTTCAAGAAGGTGGTGCCTTACCACTGCTTGGGTTGCATTTGGTCCCAGCGGGACAAGAAGGGCAAAGAGCACCTGGCCCCCACCATCCGGGCCACCGTCTCTCAGTTCAACAGCGTCACCAACTGCGTCATCGCCACCTGCCTCGGGGACAAGACGTTGAAGCCGCAGCAGAGAGCGAAAGTGGTGGAGCGCTGGATCGAAGTCGCCCGG GAATGCCGGATCTTAAAGAATTTCTCCTCCCTCCGGGCCATTCTTTCGGCCCTGCAATGCAACGCCGTTCACCGGTTGAAGAAGACGTGGGACGAGGTGTCACG AGAGAGCTTCCGCACTTTTCAAGAGCTGTCCGAAATTTTTTCAGATGAGAATAACCACTCCTTGAGTCGAGAGCTCCTCATTAAG GAGGGGACGTCCAAGTTTGCCACGCTGGAGATCAATCCCAAGAGAGCGCAGaaacggcagcagcagcaacgggaGATG GGCGTCATGCAAGGGACCATCCCGTACCTGGGCACCTTCCTCACGGACTTAGTGATGCTGGACACCGCCATGAAGGACTACCTCGAT gggGGCCTGATCAATTTCGAGAAGAGGAGAAAG GAATTTGAAGTCATTGCTCAAATCAAACTGCTGCAGTCGGCCTGCAACAACTATAGCTTCACGCAGGAAGATCGCTTTGTGGCCTGGTTCCACAGTGTGGAGCGGCTCAGTGAGGTGGAGAG CTACGGGCTTTCGTGCGAGATCGAACCCCTGTCCGAATCGGCCAGCAACACGCTGAGGGCAAAGAAGAACACAGGGATCATCAAGCGCTGGAGCGA CCGGCAGGCTCCCACCACGGAGTCCTGCGCCAGCGGCAGCTCCCACTCCAAGTCCTTTGACCAGCTGAAGTGCGGGCCGTACGTCTGCAGCGGAGACGCGGCCGACTCCGTCAGCGTCACCTCGGCCGGCTCCAGCAGCTCCGACGTGGAGGAGATCAACATCAGCTTCATCCCCGACTCGCCGgaagggcaagagaagaag TTCTGGGAGTCCACCTCGCTCTCCTCTTTGGACACGTCGGGCATCGGCTCCAGTTCCAGCAGTGCCTCGTCCTCTTCCGTCTCCTCCACGCCCGTGACGGCCTCCCGGACCCACAAGCGCTCCGTCTCGGGCCTCTCCAGCTACTCCTCCCTCTCGCTGCCCCTCTACAACCAGCAGGTGGATGATTGCTGCATCATCCGCGTCAGCCTGGCCGTGGATAatggaaacatgtacaagagcATCCTG GTAACAAGCCAAGACAAGACCCCGGTTGTGATCCGGAAGGCGATGGCGAAACACAATCTGGATACAGACCGGCCCGAGGACTATGAGCTCATTCAGATCATCTCGGAAGAGAGAG AGCTCAAAATCCCCGACAACGCCAACGTCTTCTACGCCATGAACTCGGCGGCCAACTACGACTTTGTGCTCAAGAAGCGAGGCTTCGTCAAGGCGGTCAAGATCAAGCACGGCTCCAGCTCCACGTTGCCCCGGATGAAGCAGAAGGGGCTCAAGATCGCCAAGGGCATCTTCTAA